The Collimonas fungivorans Ter331 genome has a segment encoding these proteins:
- the rarD gene encoding EamA family transporter RarD, translated as MQAGMFYAIASYILWGLFPIYFKALEAEIPPVDIVMHRMLWSFLFLVIVLTVRKQWAWVGPVLRQPRVIGGFIASALLLTANWTTYIWAVNNNHIVEASLGYFINPMVSVALGFIFLRERPRLLQWLAIALAAAAVLWLTWQAGHPPWIALTLAVTFGSYGLLRKTASLGALPGLALETALVLPLALAYLAYTTVQDHNTFVSASTSTKWLLVAAGPITSIPLLMFAAGARRIPLSLVGVLQYITPSLQLLLGVWLYGEELDGARLTGFVVIWVALALYSVEGLWRTFAARPGAST; from the coding sequence ATGCAAGCAGGAATGTTCTATGCGATCGCCTCCTACATCCTGTGGGGCTTGTTCCCGATTTACTTCAAGGCGCTGGAAGCCGAAATTCCGCCGGTCGACATCGTCATGCACCGCATGCTGTGGTCGTTCCTGTTCCTGGTGATCGTGCTGACCGTGCGCAAGCAGTGGGCCTGGGTCGGGCCGGTGCTGCGCCAGCCGCGCGTCATCGGCGGTTTCATCGCCAGCGCGCTGCTGCTGACCGCCAACTGGACTACCTATATCTGGGCCGTCAACAACAACCACATCGTCGAAGCCAGCCTCGGCTACTTCATCAATCCGATGGTCAGCGTCGCGCTCGGATTCATCTTCCTGCGCGAACGGCCGCGCCTGCTGCAGTGGCTGGCGATCGCGCTGGCCGCCGCCGCCGTGCTGTGGCTGACCTGGCAAGCCGGCCACCCGCCCTGGATTGCGCTGACCCTGGCCGTGACTTTCGGCAGCTACGGCCTGCTGCGCAAGACCGCCAGCCTCGGCGCCCTGCCCGGCCTGGCGCTGGAAACGGCGCTGGTGCTGCCGCTGGCGCTGGCTTACCTGGCGTATACTACGGTGCAGGACCACAATACCTTCGTCAGCGCCTCGACGTCCACCAAGTGGCTGCTGGTCGCCGCCGGCCCGATCACCTCGATTCCGCTGCTGATGTTCGCCGCCGGCGCCCGCCGCATCCCGCTGTCGCTGGTCGGCGTGCTGCAGTACATCACGCCGTCGCTGCAGCTGCTGCTGGGCGTCTGGCTGTATGGCGAGGAACTGGACGGCGCCAGGCTGACGGGTTTTGTCGTGATCTGGGTGGCTTTGGCCCTGTATTCGGTCGAAGGCCTGTGGCGCACATTTGCAGCGCGCCCCGGCGCTTCGACTTAA
- the ettA gene encoding energy-dependent translational throttle protein EttA, protein MAQYVYTMNKVGKIVPPKRQILKDISLSFFPGAKIGVLGLNGSGKSTLLKIMAGIDKDIQGEAVPMPGLNIGYLPQEPQLDPEQTVRQAVEGGLGEAFEAQAKLDAVYAAYAEEGADFDALAAEQARLEDILATAGDGNLDLQLEMAADALRLPPWDAKIGVLSGGEKRRVALCRLLLSKPDMLLLDEPTNHLDAESVDWLEQFLQRFPGTVVGITHDRYFLDNAAEWILELDRGHGIPWKGNYSSWLEQKGNRLKQEEATESSRQKTIAKELEWVRQNPKGRQAKSKARLARFNELSEHEYQKRNETQEIFIPVAERLGNEVIEFKNVSKSFGDRMLIDNLSFRIPAGAIVGIIGPNGAGKSTLFKMITGKEQPDSGEVVLGATARVSIVDQSRDSLSDQKTVFEDVSGGADILTVGRFEMPSRAYLGRFNFKGGDQQKIVGNLSGGERGRLHLAKTLLQGGNVLLLDEPSNDLDVETLRALEDALLEFAGSVMVISHDRWFLDRIATHILAFEGESQVSFFDGNYQEYEADKRKRLGEEGAKPKRIRYKPVTR, encoded by the coding sequence ATGGCCCAATACGTCTACACAATGAACAAGGTCGGCAAGATCGTGCCGCCCAAACGCCAGATCCTGAAAGATATCTCGCTATCGTTTTTCCCCGGCGCCAAAATCGGCGTGCTGGGCCTGAACGGTTCCGGCAAATCGACCCTGCTGAAAATCATGGCCGGCATCGACAAGGATATCCAGGGCGAAGCGGTGCCCATGCCGGGCCTGAACATCGGCTACCTGCCGCAGGAACCGCAGCTCGATCCTGAGCAAACGGTGCGACAGGCGGTCGAAGGAGGCCTGGGCGAAGCGTTTGAAGCGCAAGCCAAGCTCGATGCGGTATACGCCGCCTATGCCGAAGAAGGCGCCGATTTCGATGCGCTGGCGGCGGAACAGGCGCGGCTGGAAGACATCCTGGCCACCGCCGGCGACGGCAACCTTGATTTGCAATTGGAAATGGCGGCCGACGCCTTGCGCCTGCCGCCCTGGGACGCCAAGATCGGCGTGCTGTCCGGCGGCGAGAAGCGGCGCGTGGCGCTGTGCCGCCTGCTGCTGTCGAAACCCGACATGCTGCTGCTGGACGAACCGACCAACCATCTGGACGCCGAATCGGTCGACTGGCTGGAGCAGTTCCTGCAGCGCTTCCCCGGCACCGTGGTCGGCATCACCCATGACCGCTACTTCCTCGACAACGCCGCCGAATGGATCCTGGAGCTGGACCGCGGCCACGGCATCCCGTGGAAGGGCAACTACAGCTCGTGGCTGGAACAAAAGGGCAACCGCCTGAAGCAGGAAGAAGCCACCGAATCGTCACGCCAGAAAACCATCGCCAAGGAACTGGAATGGGTGCGGCAGAATCCGAAAGGCCGCCAGGCCAAGAGCAAGGCCCGCCTGGCGCGCTTCAATGAACTGAGCGAACACGAATACCAGAAGCGCAACGAGACCCAGGAAATCTTTATCCCGGTCGCCGAGCGCCTGGGCAATGAAGTGATCGAATTCAAGAACGTTTCGAAGTCGTTCGGTGACCGCATGCTGATCGACAATCTCAGCTTCCGCATCCCGGCCGGCGCCATCGTTGGCATCATCGGCCCTAACGGCGCCGGTAAATCGACCCTGTTCAAGATGATCACCGGCAAGGAACAGCCGGACAGCGGCGAAGTGGTGCTCGGCGCCACGGCGCGGGTATCGATCGTCGACCAGTCGCGCGATTCGCTGTCGGACCAGAAGACCGTGTTCGAAGACGTCTCGGGCGGCGCCGACATCCTCACCGTCGGCCGTTTTGAAATGCCGTCGCGCGCCTACCTGGGCCGTTTCAACTTCAAGGGCGGCGACCAGCAGAAGATCGTCGGTAACCTGTCCGGCGGCGAACGCGGCCGCCTGCACCTGGCCAAGACCCTGCTGCAAGGCGGCAACGTGCTGCTGCTGGATGAACCGTCCAACGATCTCGACGTCGAAACCCTGCGCGCGCTGGAAGACGCCTTGCTGGAGTTCGCTGGCAGCGTGATGGTGATCAGCCATGACCGCTGGTTCCTGGACCGCATCGCCACGCATATCCTGGCGTTCGAAGGCGAATCGCAGGTGTCGTTCTTCGACGGCAACTACCAGGAATATGAAGCCGACAAGCGCAAGCGCCTGGGCGAAGAAGGCGCCAAGCCGAAGCGGATCCGCTACAAGCCGGTGACGCGCTGA
- a CDS encoding DUF6500 family protein: protein MRASLKEKIIDVCDRKIKDKGPDVGLSFYAFFANKNDNPPLLMEAAQWWIMTHQLDHFEKAVKIKKMVEAMA, encoded by the coding sequence ATGAGGGCAAGCCTGAAAGAAAAGATAATTGACGTTTGCGACAGGAAAATCAAGGACAAGGGCCCCGATGTAGGGTTATCGTTTTATGCGTTCTTTGCGAACAAGAATGACAACCCGCCGCTGCTGATGGAAGCTGCGCAGTGGTGGATCATGACGCATCAGCTGGATCATTTTGAAAAGGCGGTGAAGATCAAGAAAATGGTCGAGGCAATGGCGTAA
- a CDS encoding DUF4337 domain-containing protein has translation MSEEFEVPSPHEHHIEHVTEHAHGSGDNFAGKIAVMTAIMATVGALFSYQAGSTESAAAMNKNDAAIKKTEAANQWNYYQAKSSRQNLAELATHIPGVDAAHYSAEAARYKSEKEAVQKKAEALETEAREWDEKSELALHQHHRWAQAMTAIQIAISLAAITLLTRKEWLKKMAYSAGAVSVVLGVLAWSHI, from the coding sequence ATGTCCGAAGAATTCGAAGTCCCCAGCCCGCACGAACATCATATCGAGCATGTCACTGAACATGCCCATGGCAGCGGCGACAATTTCGCCGGCAAGATCGCGGTGATGACAGCAATCATGGCGACCGTCGGCGCCTTGTTCAGCTACCAGGCCGGTTCCACCGAGAGCGCCGCCGCGATGAACAAGAACGACGCCGCCATCAAGAAGACCGAGGCGGCCAACCAGTGGAATTATTACCAGGCCAAGTCCAGCCGCCAGAACCTGGCCGAGCTGGCGACCCATATTCCCGGCGTCGACGCCGCCCACTACAGCGCAGAAGCAGCGCGCTACAAGAGTGAAAAGGAAGCGGTGCAGAAAAAGGCGGAAGCGCTCGAAACCGAGGCCAGGGAATGGGATGAAAAATCAGAGCTGGCGCTGCACCAGCATCACCGCTGGGCGCAGGCGATGACGGCGATCCAGATTGCGATTTCGCTGGCGGCGATTACTTTGCTGACACGCAAGGAGTGGCTGAAAAAGATGGCCTACAGTGCGGGAGCGGTCAGCGTGGTGCTGGGCGTGCTGGCCTGGTCGCACATTTAA
- a CDS encoding type II asparaginase yields MMFGALLLSASAAHAQDSHAKLPNVMILATGGTIAGTGADSTTTVGYTSATVGVEKLIAAVPELKKVANVKGEQVFQIASESMTNDHWLKLAKRVNALLAQSDVDGIVITHGTDTIEETAYFLDLTVKSRKPVVVVGAMRPSTAISADGPINLYNAVLLAGSKDAIGKGVLVSLNDQINAAREVTKTNTSTTDTFKSTELGMLGYIQGNKAYFYRQSTRKNTVDTEFDVSKLDVLPQVDIIYGYANMTRAALDAQVASGAKGIIQAGVGDGSIAAQMKTPLVEARKKGVIIVRASRVGQGIVARNGEANDDELDFVVADTLNAQKARILLMLALTKTSNTKEIQRMFYTY; encoded by the coding sequence ATGATGTTCGGCGCCTTGTTGCTGTCGGCTTCCGCGGCGCATGCGCAGGACAGCCATGCCAAGCTGCCTAACGTCATGATCCTCGCCACCGGCGGCACGATTGCCGGCACCGGCGCCGACAGCACCACTACAGTGGGGTATACCTCGGCTACGGTGGGTGTGGAAAAACTGATCGCAGCGGTTCCTGAGCTGAAGAAAGTCGCCAATGTCAAAGGCGAGCAAGTATTCCAGATCGCCAGCGAAAGCATGACCAACGACCACTGGCTGAAGCTGGCCAAGCGCGTCAATGCCTTGCTGGCGCAGTCGGACGTGGACGGCATCGTCATCACCCACGGCACTGACACCATCGAAGAAACCGCCTACTTCCTTGACCTGACCGTCAAGAGCCGCAAGCCGGTAGTGGTGGTCGGCGCCATGCGTCCTTCGACCGCGATCTCGGCCGACGGCCCGATCAACCTGTACAACGCGGTACTGCTGGCCGGCAGCAAGGACGCCATCGGCAAGGGCGTGCTGGTGTCGCTCAACGACCAGATCAACGCTGCGCGCGAAGTAACCAAGACCAACACCTCGACCACCGACACCTTCAAGTCGACCGAACTCGGCATGCTGGGCTACATCCAGGGCAACAAGGCCTATTTCTACCGCCAGTCGACCCGCAAGAATACGGTCGACACCGAATTCGACGTCAGCAAGCTGGACGTGCTGCCGCAGGTTGACATCATCTACGGCTACGCCAACATGACCCGCGCCGCGCTCGACGCCCAGGTCGCTTCCGGCGCCAAGGGCATCATCCAGGCCGGCGTCGGCGACGGCAGCATTGCCGCGCAGATGAAGACGCCGCTGGTTGAAGCGCGCAAGAAAGGCGTGATCATTGTCCGCGCCAGCCGTGTCGGCCAGGGCATCGTGGCGCGCAACGGCGAAGCCAATGACGACGAACTGGACTTTGTGGTGGCCGATACGCTGAATGCGCAAAAAGCGCGCATCCTGCTGATGCTGGCGCTGACCAAGACCAGCAACACCAAAGAAATCCAGCGCATGTTCTATACCTACTGA
- a CDS encoding mechanosensitive ion channel family protein: MNILAVNQLSSIWNFLLESSLHYGLNAVLAIFTLAVGWWLSSRFANALDRVMIRASLDATLRPVLRSVLLWLVRLVTLVAVLGQFGVQTASIVAVLGAASLAIGLALQGTLQNIAAGMMLLLLRPFQVGEYISNGSIEGTVDEIGLFATKLTKADGICLFAPNNQLWNSALTNFSRNNTRRIDMPIGISYKDNPTVAIQALKELLLADERILATPAPFVVVTDHADSAVMLNLRAWTTTSQYWDVRWSIAQKVQATLAAVDCSIPFPMRELHITREAEAKLAA, encoded by the coding sequence TTGAACATATTAGCCGTCAACCAACTCTCTTCGATCTGGAATTTCCTGCTCGAATCGTCCTTGCACTACGGCCTCAATGCGGTGCTGGCAATCTTCACGCTGGCGGTCGGCTGGTGGCTGTCGTCGCGTTTCGCCAATGCGCTCGACCGGGTCATGATCCGCGCCAGCCTGGACGCCACCTTGCGCCCGGTGCTGCGCAGCGTGCTGCTATGGCTGGTGCGCCTGGTGACGCTGGTCGCGGTGCTCGGCCAGTTCGGCGTGCAGACCGCCAGCATCGTCGCCGTCCTGGGCGCCGCCAGCTTGGCGATCGGCCTGGCTTTGCAAGGGACTTTGCAAAACATCGCGGCCGGAATGATGCTGCTGTTGCTGCGGCCGTTCCAGGTCGGCGAATACATCTCCAACGGCAGCATCGAAGGCACCGTCGATGAAATCGGCCTGTTTGCCACCAAGCTGACCAAGGCTGACGGCATCTGCCTGTTCGCGCCCAACAACCAGTTGTGGAACAGCGCGCTGACCAACTTCAGCCGCAACAATACGCGCCGCATCGACATGCCGATCGGCATCAGCTACAAGGATAATCCGACGGTCGCGATCCAGGCCCTGAAGGAACTGCTGCTGGCGGACGAGCGCATCCTGGCGACGCCGGCGCCGTTCGTGGTCGTCACCGACCATGCCGACAGCGCGGTCATGCTCAACCTGCGGGCTTGGACCACGACTTCCCAATACTGGGACGTGCGCTGGTCGATTGCGCAAAAAGTGCAAGCCACGCTGGCGGCGGTGGACTGCTCGATCCCGTTCCCGATGCGCGAGCTGCATATCACGCGCGAAGCGGAAGCCAAGCTCGCCGCCTGA
- the hisC gene encoding histidinol-phosphate transaminase translates to MSKFWSPIVSRLTPYTPGEQPKLSKLVKLNTNENPYGPSPLALEAMRSELGDNLRLYPNPDAEPLKLALAEQNAAHGITPAHVFVGNGSDEVLAHAFQALLQHEQAILFPDISYSFYPTYCGLYQVAYRTVPLAADFTLRVDDYLDTAAGGIIFPNPNAPTGCLLPLAEVERLVAGQPDCVVIVDEAYVDFGGDSAIPLVARYPNLLVVQTLSKSRSLAGLRVGFAIGQPDLITALERVKNSFNSYPLDRMAIVGATAAIKDQAHFDRTRQAVMASREHLVGGLAALGFDVLPSAANFVFARHPRHDGAKLAARLRTDGIIVRHFSSARIAQFLRITVGTDDACQALLDALQMHLKDMPADF, encoded by the coding sequence ATGAGCAAATTCTGGAGTCCCATCGTCAGCCGCCTGACGCCTTACACCCCCGGCGAACAACCGAAGCTGAGCAAGCTGGTCAAGCTCAACACCAATGAAAACCCGTACGGCCCGTCGCCGCTGGCGCTGGAAGCCATGCGCAGCGAACTGGGCGACAACCTGCGGCTGTATCCGAACCCGGACGCCGAGCCGCTCAAGCTGGCGCTGGCCGAACAGAACGCCGCGCACGGCATCACGCCGGCCCATGTATTCGTCGGCAACGGTTCCGACGAGGTGCTGGCGCACGCCTTCCAGGCCTTGCTGCAGCATGAGCAGGCGATCCTGTTCCCGGACATCAGCTACAGTTTTTACCCGACTTACTGCGGCCTGTACCAGGTCGCCTACCGGACCGTGCCGCTGGCCGCGGACTTTACGCTGCGGGTCGACGACTACCTGGACACTGCCGCCGGCGGCATCATCTTCCCCAACCCGAACGCCCCTACCGGCTGCCTGCTGCCGCTGGCCGAAGTCGAACGGCTGGTGGCCGGCCAGCCTGACTGCGTGGTGATCGTGGATGAAGCCTATGTCGACTTCGGCGGCGACAGCGCGATCCCGCTGGTGGCGCGCTACCCCAACCTGCTGGTGGTGCAGACTTTGTCCAAGTCGCGTTCACTGGCCGGCTTGCGGGTAGGTTTTGCGATCGGCCAGCCGGACCTGATCACGGCGCTGGAGCGGGTCAAGAACAGTTTCAACTCCTATCCGCTGGACCGCATGGCGATCGTCGGCGCTACCGCGGCGATCAAAGACCAGGCCCATTTCGACCGGACCCGGCAGGCCGTCATGGCCAGTCGCGAGCACCTGGTCGGCGGCCTGGCGGCGCTCGGTTTCGACGTCCTGCCGTCGGCCGCGAACTTCGTGTTTGCCCGCCATCCGCGCCACGACGGCGCCAAGCTGGCGGCCCGCCTGCGCACCGACGGCATCATCGTGCGCCATTTCAGCAGCGCCCGCATCGCCCAGTTCCTGCGCATCACCGTCGGCACTGACGACGCCTGCCAGGCTTTGCTGGACGCCTTGCAGATGCACCTGAAAGACATGCCTGCCGACTTCTGA
- a CDS encoding MFS transporter, giving the protein MSNPIAPLAVNTRMHRAALPLLFLLLGVIYASWVSRIPALRDHLQLDPASLSLFLLGGGIGAVSSFPLAAWLIGHYGARRACWYAGLALLLAIPCLALAPSLPLLMLAMLYLGVCSSSFNVAINALGAEAEKIAGRSIMSQLHAWFCVGTLSGALLGSAIAGMEIRPLLHFGLVALCALIPLRLCYRALPNDRPQYIAGKKHFALPHGPLIALGVVAFGGAIVEGSVADWSGVYMKDRLFASDGVAPLAFALFAGMMLLTRMVGDKLKEAFGARRVVAGGALIAGLGMLIALVASQIPLAIAGFALTGVGVATIFPFIFSAAGRHGPTALAGVTTMGYTGGLIGPPIIGFLAHGFGLPAALSLVGLLCLAVALAAGRARWLE; this is encoded by the coding sequence ATGTCCAACCCAATAGCGCCGCTCGCCGTCAATACCCGCATGCACCGGGCGGCCTTGCCGCTGCTGTTCCTGTTGCTGGGCGTGATCTATGCCAGCTGGGTCTCGCGCATCCCGGCGCTGCGCGACCACCTGCAGCTCGATCCGGCCAGCCTCAGCCTGTTCCTGCTGGGCGGCGGCATCGGCGCGGTCAGCTCTTTCCCGCTGGCGGCATGGCTGATAGGCCATTACGGCGCGCGCCGCGCCTGCTGGTACGCCGGCCTGGCGCTGCTGCTCGCCATCCCTTGCCTGGCGCTGGCACCGTCGCTGCCATTGCTGATGCTGGCGATGCTGTACCTGGGCGTCTGCTCCAGCAGCTTCAATGTGGCGATCAATGCGCTCGGCGCCGAAGCGGAAAAGATCGCGGGGCGCTCGATCATGTCGCAGCTGCATGCCTGGTTTTGCGTCGGCACGCTGTCCGGCGCCTTGCTCGGCAGCGCCATCGCCGGCATGGAGATCAGACCGCTGCTGCATTTCGGCCTGGTCGCCCTGTGCGCGCTGATTCCGCTGCGCCTGTGCTACCGCGCCTTGCCGAATGACCGGCCGCAATACATCGCCGGCAAAAAACACTTCGCGCTGCCGCACGGCCCGCTGATCGCGCTCGGCGTAGTCGCCTTCGGCGGCGCCATCGTCGAAGGTTCGGTGGCCGACTGGAGCGGCGTCTACATGAAAGACCGCCTGTTCGCCAGCGACGGCGTGGCGCCGCTGGCGTTTGCCTTGTTTGCCGGCATGATGCTGCTGACGCGCATGGTCGGCGACAAGCTGAAGGAAGCCTTCGGCGCGCGCCGCGTGGTTGCCGGCGGCGCCTTGATCGCGGGCCTCGGCATGCTGATCGCCCTGGTCGCCAGCCAGATTCCTTTGGCTATCGCCGGCTTCGCGCTGACCGGGGTCGGCGTCGCCACCATCTTCCCTTTCATCTTCAGCGCCGCCGGCCGCCACGGCCCGACCGCGCTGGCCGGCGTCACCACCATGGGCTACACCGGCGGCCTGATCGGTCCGCCCATCATCGGTTTCCTGGCGCACGGCTTCGGCCTGCCCGCGGCATTGTCGCTGGTCGGCCTGTTGTGCCTCGCGGTAGCGCTGGCCGCCGGCCGCGCCAGGTGGCTCGAATGA
- a CDS encoding META and DUF4377 domain-containing protein has translation MTLASFPRSLIRCLALGASAGLALAACASTQSTASSDAALAASRWELTSWTGHTVPHGDNGEPVILNFSQENGKGRVSGRAGCNQFSAPYSVRGPGQLTIVEAVTTRMACPEPAMQFEADFLDKLQAVDQYKIAGQQLEMKTLDGQTLSFHAREKPGAAAKIKFVYVASQKVPCSAGVMRTTCLQIRERKEDPWQLWYGNIQGFNFEPGIAYRLRILEEQVANPPADASSIKWTLDMVVEQEVVKK, from the coding sequence ATGACGCTTGCCTCGTTTCCCCGTTCCCTGATCCGCTGCCTGGCGCTAGGCGCATCCGCCGGCCTCGCCCTGGCTGCCTGCGCCAGCACTCAGTCCACAGCCAGCAGCGATGCAGCGCTGGCGGCATCGCGCTGGGAGCTGACCAGCTGGACCGGACATACCGTGCCGCATGGCGACAACGGCGAGCCGGTGATCCTCAACTTCAGCCAGGAGAACGGCAAGGGCCGGGTCAGCGGCCGCGCCGGCTGCAACCAGTTTTCAGCGCCCTACTCGGTGCGCGGACCGGGCCAGCTGACGATCGTCGAAGCAGTGACCACGCGCATGGCTTGCCCTGAACCGGCGATGCAGTTCGAAGCCGATTTCCTCGACAAGCTGCAAGCCGTCGATCAATACAAGATCGCCGGCCAGCAGCTGGAAATGAAGACGCTGGACGGCCAGACCCTGAGTTTCCATGCGCGCGAAAAACCGGGCGCCGCGGCAAAAATCAAGTTCGTCTATGTGGCTTCGCAAAAAGTGCCGTGCAGCGCCGGTGTGATGCGCACCACTTGCCTGCAGATCCGCGAACGCAAGGAAGACCCATGGCAGCTCTGGTACGGCAACATCCAGGGTTTCAATTTTGAACCTGGCATCGCCTATCGCCTGCGCATCCTGGAAGAACAGGTGGCCAATCCGCCGGCCGACGCCAGCTCCATCAAATGGACGCTCGACATGGTGGTGGAACAGGAAGTGGTCAAGAAATAA
- a CDS encoding alpha/beta fold hydrolase, giving the protein MTQSTPHEQSLPQPQLSLLLLPGFMLDQTLWDDMRDGLAQLGQLHFGDLGQDDSISAMAARVLQNAPPRFVLVGFSMGGYVAQAIMQQAPERVIALALLNTSARQQDPREIAGNKVQLELARQVPFKGLTSRALASSLHPDHAHDKVLLERLQAMALRNGKEVFIRQLSALRSDGYSELQNIRCPTLVVAASHDQLSSLAEAQQMAAQIPGAAMVLIEDCGHMTPLEKPAQLLQILSGWLTPIAPSM; this is encoded by the coding sequence ATGACGCAATCGACGCCGCACGAGCAGAGTTTGCCGCAGCCGCAGTTATCGTTATTACTGTTGCCCGGCTTCATGCTGGACCAGACCCTGTGGGACGACATGCGCGACGGCCTGGCGCAGCTGGGCCAGCTGCATTTCGGCGATCTCGGCCAGGACGATTCGATCAGTGCGATGGCGGCACGCGTGCTGCAAAACGCGCCGCCGCGTTTTGTCCTGGTCGGCTTTTCGATGGGTGGTTATGTAGCGCAGGCGATCATGCAGCAAGCGCCCGAACGGGTGATCGCGCTGGCCTTGCTGAATACCTCGGCGCGCCAGCAGGATCCGCGCGAAATCGCCGGCAACAAGGTGCAGCTGGAACTCGCCCGGCAAGTGCCGTTCAAGGGACTGACCAGCCGCGCGCTGGCGTCGTCGCTGCATCCGGACCATGCGCATGACAAGGTGCTGCTGGAGCGCCTGCAAGCGATGGCCCTGCGCAACGGCAAGGAAGTGTTCATCCGCCAGCTGTCGGCGCTGCGCAGCGACGGTTACAGCGAGCTGCAGAACATCCGCTGCCCGACATTGGTGGTGGCCGCTAGCCACGACCAGCTCAGCAGCCTGGCAGAAGCGCAGCAGATGGCGGCGCAGATTCCCGGCGCCGCCATGGTGCTGATCGAAGACTGCGGCCACATGACGCCGCTGGAAAAGCCGGCGCAGCTGCTGCAGATCCTGTCCGGCTGGCTGACGCCGATAGCACCGTCAATGTAA
- a CDS encoding NAD(P)H-dependent flavin oxidoreductase translates to MALPAALQNLSLPVIGSPMFIASGPALVAAQCKAGIVGSFPALNARPAELLDVWLTDLQAELAAYQAEHPNAKVGPIAVNQIVHQSNDRLAHDVAVCVKHKVPIIISSLRAPPPEMMDAIHGYGGIVLHDVISIRHAQKALEAGVDGLILVAAGAGGHAGPLSPFALVGEVRKFFKGTIALSGAIATGDAILAAQAMGADFAYIGSRWLATKEAHVDDAYRQAIVESSAADVVYTNLFTGVHGNYLKKSIVNAGLDPDNLPEADKSKMNFGSGGTGAKAWRDIWGAGQGVGLMDDVPSVAQMVDRLQTEYQAARKRLAL, encoded by the coding sequence ATGGCACTGCCAGCTGCGTTGCAAAACCTGAGCCTTCCCGTCATCGGTTCGCCGATGTTCATCGCCAGCGGCCCGGCCTTGGTGGCCGCGCAATGCAAGGCTGGCATCGTTGGTTCGTTCCCGGCCCTGAACGCGCGGCCGGCGGAGCTGTTGGATGTCTGGCTGACTGACCTGCAAGCCGAGCTGGCTGCCTACCAGGCGGAACACCCGAATGCCAAAGTGGGGCCGATCGCAGTCAACCAGATCGTCCACCAATCGAACGACCGCTTGGCGCACGACGTTGCGGTCTGCGTCAAGCACAAGGTGCCTATCATCATCTCCAGCCTGCGCGCGCCGCCGCCGGAAATGATGGATGCGATCCACGGTTACGGCGGCATCGTGCTGCATGACGTGATCTCGATCCGCCACGCGCAAAAGGCGCTGGAAGCTGGCGTCGACGGTCTGATCCTGGTGGCGGCGGGCGCCGGCGGCCATGCCGGACCGTTGTCGCCGTTTGCGCTGGTGGGGGAAGTGCGTAAATTTTTCAAGGGAACGATCGCCTTGTCGGGCGCCATCGCCACCGGCGACGCGATCCTGGCGGCGCAGGCCATGGGGGCCGACTTTGCCTACATCGGTTCGCGCTGGCTGGCGACCAAGGAAGCCCATGTCGACGATGCTTATCGCCAGGCGATCGTGGAATCGAGCGCGGCCGATGTGGTGTACACCAACCTGTTCACCGGCGTGCACGGCAACTACCTGAAGAAATCCATCGTCAATGCCGGCCTCGATCCGGACAACCTGCCGGAAGCCGATAAATCGAAGATGAATTTCGGTTCGGGGGGCACCGGCGCCAAGGCCTGGCGCGATATCTGGGGCGCCGGCCAGGGCGTCGGCCTGATGGACGACGTGCCCAGCGTGGCGCAGATGGTCGATCGCCTGCAGACCGAATACCAGGCAGCCCGCAAGCGCCTGGCATTGTAA